One Xenopus tropicalis strain Nigerian chromosome 8, UCB_Xtro_10.0, whole genome shotgun sequence genomic window carries:
- the LOC100490312 gene encoding extracellular calcium-sensing receptor translates to MVFAIMEINASNDLLPNITLGFHLYDSCYNEIRSLIGATWILSGKKNGVPNIHCNKDLMPLAIVGDLPSKASEPLARILGLYRYPQISYGSVLPVLSNKIQFPSFLRTVYNADYDFFGIAHVVKYFNWTWVGVISSDNELRILGAQIVTREIEKNGGCIAFQETLPIINSMESVYRIIGLVKRSSATVIILFCSIEVLVPLMELASFHNITGKVWVEMAGWSITSNFPRTDILTTLNGSLALSPQKGKIPGFKEFLYSIHPSRFPDDPYMKTFWENAFHCIWPGNDAVNNTSPALLKEDIVWCTGEERLDSIDPNIYDVYNFKYTYRTHNAVFALAHALHQMKNCVPGKGPFKNGSCADIYNHRPWQLLHYLRKVDFNNTAGERIYFDENGDVPQSVEILNWQLFPNGSNQYVSIGSFDFGSLNGEGLSIQLNKILWNGGHSQVSFIGLSFLEPEALQEKWIKSENLKILIFVPSSVCSDPCPKGYRRAAIQGQKICCFDCLPCSEGEILNPNDDSECLKCPEDKWPDSRKEECLPKPIKFLSYDETLGSTLACISVLFCLLTFSVFCLFIIKRKTPIVKANNRDLSYLLLISLMFGFMCPLAFIARPNRIMCMIRQVMFAVIFSLCVSTILAKTITVIMIFSATNPDSKLKKLVGLRIPIYIVPVCTMVQVILCIVWLTTEAPFAEFNMAAEIGIIVIECNEGSRVLFACVLGYMGLLASISLFVAFLARKLPDTFNETKFITFSMLVFASVWVTFIPAYLSTKGKQTVAVEIFAILSSSAGCLFCIFSPKCYLILLHPEMNSRQYITGRNTRNQGIQ, encoded by the exons ATGGTGTTTGCAATCATGGAAATTAATGCATCAAATGATCTTTTACCCAATATAACGCTGGGCTTCCACCTCTATGATTCCTGTTATAATGAGATACGGTCACTAATTGGAGCAACATGGATTTTATCTGGGAAGAAAAATGGAGTGCCAAACATTCACTGCAACAAGGATCTTATGCCACTGGCTATTGTTGGCGACTTGCCCTCTAAGGCCTCAGAGCCCCTAGCAAGGATCTTGGGATTGTACAGATATCCGCAG ATTAGCTATGGTTCTGTACTGCCTGTGTTGAGCAATAAAATTCAGTTTccatccttcttaaggacagtaTATAATGCTGACTATGATTTTTTTGGCATTGCTCATGTGGTTAAGTACTTCAACTGGACCTGGGTGGGTGTTATATCCTCAGATAATGAATTGAGGATATTGGGTGCTCAAATTGTAACTAGAGAAATAGAGAAGAATGGTGGATGCATTGCATTTCAAGAGACACTTCCTATAATCAACTCCATGGAGTCTGTCTACCGTATCATTGGACTTGTCAAGAGATCCAGTGCAACAGTGATCATTTTATTCTGTTCCATAGAAGTCCTTGTCCCTTTAATGGAACTGGCTTCTTTTCACAATATCACTGGCAAAGTGTGGGTAGAAATGGCAGGCTGGTCCATTACTTCTAACTTCCCTAGGACTGACATCTTAACAACCTTAAATGGGAGCCTTGCATTATCACCTCAAAAGGGGAAAATTCCAGGCTTTAAGGAGTTTCTTTATAGCATCCATCCTTCCAGATTTCCAGATGATCCTTACATGAAGACATTTTGGGAGAATGCTTTTCACTGTATTTGGCCAGGAAATGATGCAGTCAATAATACATCTCCAGCACTGCTTAAAGAAGACATTGTTTGGTGCACAGGAGAGGAGAGACTGGACAGTATTGATCCCAATATATATGATGTCTATAACTTTAAATACACATATAGAACACATAACGCAGTCTTTGCACTAGCTCATGCTTTGCACCAGATGAAGAACTGTGTCCCAGGGAAAGGGCCTTTCAAGAATGGATCTTGTGCTGATATTTATAACCACCGGCCttggcag CTGCTTCATTACCTCAGAAAGGTAGACTTCAACAACACAGCAGGAGAAAGAATATattttgatgagaatggggatgtCCCTCAGTCTGTGGAGATTTTGAACTGGCAGCTGTTCCCTAATGGAAGTAATCAGTATGTCTCTATTGGTAGTTTTGACTTCGGCTCTCTAAATGGCGAGGGGCTCAGTATTCAGCTAAACAAGATTTTATGGAATGGAGGACACAGCCAAGTAAGTTTTATTGGACTTAGTTTTCTGGAGCCAGAggcat TACAAGAAAAATGGATCAAATCCGAAAACCTCAAAATCCTcattttc GTCCCAAGTTCGGTTTGCAGTGATCCATGTCCCAAAGGCTACAGAAGAGCTGCAATTCAGGGGCAGAAGATCTGCTGCTTTGATTGCCTGCCATGTTCTGAAGGAGAGATTCTCAACCCAAATG ATGACAGTGAATGTCTCAAGTGCCCAGAAGACAAATGGCCTGATAGCAGAAAAGAAGAGTGCCTACCAAAACCCATTAAGTTCCTTTCTTATGATGAGACACTGGGCTCCACTTTAGCTTGTATTTCAGTCTTGTTTTGTCTCCTTACATTTTCAGTGTTCTGCCTGTTTATAATCAAAAGAAAGACCCCCATAGTGAAGGCAAATAACAGAGATCTCAGTTACCTACTTCTCATCTCCCTCATGTTTGGCTTCATGTGTCCCTTGGCATTCATTGCCAGACCCAACCGGATAATGTGCATGATACGCCAGGTCATGTTTGCTGTCATTTTTTCACTTTGCGTTTCTACCATACTAGCAAAGACTATCACTGTCATAATGATATTTAGTGCTACAAATCCAGACAGTAAACTAAAGAAACTAGTGGGACTAAGAATACCCATTTATATTGTCCCAGTGTGTACCATGGTTCAGGTAATTCTATGCATAGTTTGGCTGACCACAGAAGCTCCATTTGCAGAGTTCAATATGGCAGCAGAAATAGGAATAATAGTGATTGAGTGCAATGAGGGGTCCAGGGTGTTATTTGCTTGTGTCTTGGGGTACATGGGTCTCTTAGCCTCCATTAGTTTATTTGTTGCCTTTCTGGCTAGGAAGCTCCCTGACACATTTAATGAGACCAAGTTCattacattcagtatgttggtatTTGCCAGTGTTTGGGTGACATTTATACCCGCTTATCTCAGTACCAAGGGGAAACAGACAGTGGCAGTAGAAATCTTTGCCATTCTCTCTTCAAGTGCTGGGTgtcttttttgcatcttttccccaaaatgttatttaatattaTTGCACCCAGAAATGAACAGCAGACAGTACATCACAGGGAGAAATACTAGAAACCAAGGGATACAATAG